The segment TCCGACTACCAGGAGCAAATCAGGTTTCTCGTTGAGGCAGATTTTTTCAAAGGCAAGCATGATATGGGCGGTCTGTTCCGCATGGCTTCCGGAGCCGACGCCTAAAAAAACATCCGGCTTTGGAATTTCCAAATCGGCAAAGAAAGCGTCCGACATTTTGGCATCATAATGCTGGCCGGTATGAACTAAAACAGACTCAAAAATCATCCGGTTAGAGTCTCTATTGAATTGGCCCATCGCCTCAATTAAGGGAGCAATCTTTACAAAATTCGGCCTCGCGCCGACAATGTTTAATATTTTTTTCCTTTTAAAACCTTGCTGAGTCAAAACGGAATTCTTTCTATTTATCAGGCTCAAATTGTTTCAAGAAAATAGTTAACATTTTATGCGCAAGGGCTGTCCGGTCATATTTAGGCGCTGATTGAATTGCGTTTTGCTTTAGTTGATTGTAAAGAGACTTGTTCTGTTGTAACAAAAGGAGCTTTTCGATCAGTTCTTTACTGTTCTCAGGTTCAAAAGAGAGACCTGCCCCCTCTTTCTCTACAATTCTTAAAGACTCTCCCTCCACTCCATGAAGGATCGGTATGCCCATTCCCATCGATTCAAAAAGTTTGGAAGGGATCACCCCCTTAAAAAGCTCTGTTTTCTTTAAATGAATGATCGAGGCATCCAATAAAGACCAGTACCGGATAACCTCGCTTTTAGGTACAGAATCAATAAAGAGGACATTGTCGAGCCGTAACGCTTTTGCCTTTTCCTTCAACGCCCCCTTCTTTGCCCCATCCCCTAAAAAAATAAAACGGAATTGATCGCCCCCAGGCGCTTTTTTCATCTGATTCGCCGCCTCTAACAGGGTCTCCAGCGCGTGAGCTAATCCAAGGGTTCCAATATAACCCGCGACGAACTTGCCGGAAAGGTCCAATTGTTTAGCAAGCGCCCGATCTTTTTCTGCCGGCTTAAACCGGCTCAAGTCGACCCCGTTTGTCACGGTTTCGATTTTATTGACATCAATCCCCTGTTGGCCGAGATACTCTTTAAAGGACTCTGTTACAGCTATAATTTTGTCGGCCCGACGGTAAAGAAACAGCTCGATTTTTTTAGCCAGATGATAAAAACCCGAATCGCCGATGACTCCGGATGTTTTAACAGATTCCGGCCAGATATCCCTCAATTCAAAGACAAATGGTTTCCGTTTAAGACGGCTAACCGCCCAGGCGCCGCAAGCGGTAAAAAATTGCGGGGAGGTGCCGATCACAAGATCAACGTCTTTTACAAAGGGAGAGGCCAGAATGGCCGAAACCATATAACTGAGATAATCAATTGTCCTCCTGAAAAAACCTTGATTCGCGGTAATGTAGGTCCAGACCCGAATCACACGGATCCCTTCCATTTTTTCGGTCTGCCAAAGTTTATTCCGGTAACCCTCATAAACTTCTCCCCTGGGGAAATTGGGGGCGCAGGTCATCACGGTGACCTGATGCCCCTCCTTGACCCACTCCCGGCAATGCTCAAAGGTCCGGCTCGCGGGGGCATTCACCTCTGGCGGGAAATTATCCGATAAAAATAAAATATGCATGGCTCACCCTTTAAACCGAACCCCAATATCGAGAGGTAATTTCCCTTCTTTGATCATCCGGATTCTTTTATTGGGAATCTTTAGCCCAAACTCAGGGCAGAAAAAACTCTCTTCAATTTGATACGAGTCAAAATTCCACATTTCAAAAAAAGTCTTCTCACCCTTTAAGCTTAAAGTTCCCTTGCCATCCTTTTCAAGGTTCAATTCAACATCGGGATGGAAATGAACAAAACTTTCGATCAGGTGTCTTCCCTGGCCTGTGACATCATCTTTGATCTCCAGCGTCTCAGATTCTTCCAGGCTAACAGACCGCCAGTGAACAGGCTTGCCCGAGAGCCTGCAAAAACCATCATGCCCCCCCTCAAAGGTAATTTTCCCCTTTTCCTCTTTGATAGAAGGTGAAAGCGGGTATCCCCGCCGGGCGACCCGGTGCTCTTTCCAGATTTCATGCTGTTCTGCCCTGTCAATCATCACGGTATTATGAGACAGGGTAGACCTGTCGATCCGCCTCCGTAAACCACTATACTCAAAAGTTCCTGTATCTACAACCAGAGGCTGGCCATTGATCCAGAGTTCATAGCTGAGCGTATCACAATGGGCATGGCCGGGAAGGTAGTCCGGCCCGATGGCGCCACAGTCAAGGGTCAATCGAATTCTTTTGCTTTTAAGAATATAAAGCCCAAAATCTTTCTTAACCATAACAGGGCAACCTTCCGCCGACTGATGATATTTGATACCGAGTCTATCCGCATAGCTGAAAAGTTCGCCGGGCTCTGCTGAAACATGATACGCTGAATCGTTAAAAAGAGGAATCGAACCGTCAGGGTTTAAGATGTCTGACAGGAATTCCAGCATCTTTTCTGCGGTTTTTTTCAACTCCAGGATTTGATCAGAATATTCTTTCTGTAAACCTTGAGATGAGAGGATATTTACACAATCGAGCAGATCTTCTAGGACAATTGAATGATACATGGGGCTTCGTTCAAAATGGCCGCCATCCGGCAATATCTGGTCTTGAATTTCTGTCGAGACAATTCTCATTCCCTGTTCAAGCCATTTTTTCGGTTCAGCCCCTTCAAAAAACGCTCCCGAAAAAATCAGCGCGACTCCGTTCTTCAAAAGATGATTTCCAGGCAGGTGATACTCCAACCGCTTCATGAGATAACGGGTTTGAACTGCAAGGCTTTGCCGCATCTCTTCGGTTATTCTATTTCCGGCAAGCCCCCATTTGATCCAGTTCACAATCCGCAACGAAAGGGGATAAGGCTCCCATCCATTACCAGATGGAGGAGGATTTTCCAAAATCCAACGATGGATTAACTCATGATGCCATTCGGTTCGCTTCCTGCTATCAATGGCATTTAAATCGTCAAAATAATGAAGGTTATAGAGCCATAGCTTTTTGGAGGCGGGGTCATTCCAGGATTGTGATAAATGAATCTCATGTTCTTCGTTTAAAAACCGGAACTGCACAGGACCAATTAAAACTTGGAATTTTTCAACAGGCTTTTGCCAGATTTTTTTAAGAGAGGTGAAATCACAAACTTCAGGCGCAGGGCTTAAATCGGGTTTGGGTTTAATTAATTTAAATTGAACCAGCGCGAAAAGCTGGGAGGGTTTCGTATAACGAAGAGAATAAAAAAGATGACGTATCAAATCAACCGGCTCAATTACGTTCTCATGGCATCTATGATATCAAAACTAACCCTTGTGACCTCAACTAATTCATCAAAGGGGATAGGAGAAGATTTCCCTTCACGAACGGCGTTAACAAACGCCGCCGCACAGGCTCCATTCCCTTTATCCTGCCGCCAGAGATTCATTTTCTTAAATCCCGGCCAGCCGAACCCTTGTAATTGACGAAAATTGTTTAACTGAAGAATCCGACCTGCGCAAAAGATTTCGAGCCGTTCTTTGGGAAAAGATTTGTGCCCGTTGGCCATATAATGAACGGTTCCAACAGAGCCATCCTGAAAGCCCAAAGTAAAGCTGACCTTATCTTCCAGAGAAACGCCTGATTCACCGAGCTTCACGGCCTGAACCGAAACAATCGGAAAACC is part of the Nitrospirota bacterium genome and harbors:
- a CDS encoding glycosyltransferase family 4 protein, yielding MHILFLSDNFPPEVNAPASRTFEHCREWVKEGHQVTVMTCAPNFPRGEVYEGYRNKLWQTEKMEGIRVIRVWTYITANQGFFRRTIDYLSYMVSAILASPFVKDVDLVIGTSPQFFTACGAWAVSRLKRKPFVFELRDIWPESVKTSGVIGDSGFYHLAKKIELFLYRRADKIIAVTESFKEYLGQQGIDVNKIETVTNGVDLSRFKPAEKDRALAKQLDLSGKFVAGYIGTLGLAHALETLLEAANQMKKAPGGDQFRFIFLGDGAKKGALKEKAKALRLDNVLFIDSVPKSEVIRYWSLLDASIIHLKKTELFKGVIPSKLFESMGMGIPILHGVEGESLRIVEKEGAGLSFEPENSKELIEKLLLLQQNKSLYNQLKQNAIQSAPKYDRTALAHKMLTIFLKQFEPDK
- a CDS encoding alginate lyase family protein, giving the protein MIRHLFYSLRYTKPSQLFALVQFKLIKPKPDLSPAPEVCDFTSLKKIWQKPVEKFQVLIGPVQFRFLNEEHEIHLSQSWNDPASKKLWLYNLHYFDDLNAIDSRKRTEWHHELIHRWILENPPPSGNGWEPYPLSLRIVNWIKWGLAGNRITEEMRQSLAVQTRYLMKRLEYHLPGNHLLKNGVALIFSGAFFEGAEPKKWLEQGMRIVSTEIQDQILPDGGHFERSPMYHSIVLEDLLDCVNILSSQGLQKEYSDQILELKKTAEKMLEFLSDILNPDGSIPLFNDSAYHVSAEPGELFSYADRLGIKYHQSAEGCPVMVKKDFGLYILKSKRIRLTLDCGAIGPDYLPGHAHCDTLSYELWINGQPLVVDTGTFEYSGLRRRIDRSTLSHNTVMIDRAEQHEIWKEHRVARRGYPLSPSIKEEKGKITFEGGHDGFCRLSGKPVHWRSVSLEESETLEIKDDVTGQGRHLIESFVHFHPDVELNLEKDGKGTLSLKGEKTFFEMWNFDSYQIEESFFCPEFGLKIPNKRIRMIKEGKLPLDIGVRFKG